A single genomic interval of Agarivorans aestuarii harbors:
- a CDS encoding pseudouridine synthase codes for MKYPCRLDKFLSKAGHISRSDAKKYIKNKRVTVNSQIQTNAQFAIGESDNVGLDSKELKLIEHQYFMLNKPIGYLSTEAEANHPSAMSLIDSPLKIHAAGRLDVDTSGLLLLTSDGQWSHKVTSPNSKKFKDYRVSLADAVSDNDLQLLEKSLLLRGEDKPTLPAVTKRINEKQFILSISEGRYHQVKRMCAAIGNKVIALHREKIGDVMLDNELQAGEYRELTETEIASFN; via the coding sequence ATGAAATACCCTTGCCGATTAGACAAATTCCTATCTAAAGCTGGGCACATATCACGAAGCGATGCTAAAAAGTATATCAAAAACAAACGTGTGACTGTGAATAGTCAAATTCAAACAAATGCACAATTTGCTATTGGTGAAAGTGACAACGTTGGTTTAGATAGCAAAGAATTGAAGCTAATCGAACATCAGTATTTCATGTTAAATAAACCAATAGGCTATTTAAGCACTGAAGCTGAAGCTAACCACCCCAGCGCCATGTCCTTAATAGACTCACCACTTAAAATACATGCTGCCGGACGCTTGGATGTAGACACATCAGGTTTATTGCTTTTGACCAGTGATGGCCAATGGTCACATAAAGTCACAAGCCCCAATAGCAAAAAGTTTAAGGATTACAGAGTTAGCCTTGCTGATGCGGTTAGCGACAATGACCTTCAGCTACTAGAAAAAAGCCTTTTGTTGCGAGGTGAAGATAAACCTACTCTCCCCGCCGTAACTAAACGTATCAATGAAAAGCAGTTCATTCTGAGTATTAGTGAAGGGCGTTACCATCAGGTTAAGCGAATGTGCGCGGCGATAGGCAATAAAGTTATCGCCTTACACCGGGAGAAAATTGGTGACGTAATGCTAGATAATGAATTACAAGCTGGTGAGTATCGAGAGCTAACAGAAACAGAAATAGCGAGCTTCAACTAA
- a CDS encoding single-stranded DNA-binding protein, giving the protein MQVICRSSVEILGNIVSKGITLRYFSDGTAITQFEVLFKRKPKGSGKEQVEVFQLNARGEQAERIKQYAKAGDGVVISGHLKNQKDSKGAISSAIEVEQVSFVGAPSQLYWNKVTLVGEIVEKSSLRKSINNQSYLKLQVSTDQSDQQHVVNCNLWAYPAELIDKQAEVGDKLVLEGSLKNAFAEDKVISPILVDGHTCLHLKA; this is encoded by the coding sequence TTGCAAGTAATCTGTCGCTCATCGGTAGAGATTCTAGGTAACATTGTGTCTAAGGGCATTACCCTACGCTACTTTAGTGATGGCACTGCCATTACCCAGTTTGAAGTGTTGTTCAAGCGAAAGCCTAAAGGAAGTGGAAAGGAGCAAGTAGAAGTATTTCAGCTTAATGCTCGAGGAGAGCAGGCGGAAAGAATTAAACAGTATGCAAAAGCGGGCGATGGAGTGGTGATCAGTGGCCACCTAAAAAACCAAAAAGACAGCAAAGGTGCTATCTCTAGTGCCATTGAGGTTGAACAAGTGAGCTTCGTTGGCGCACCTTCTCAACTCTATTGGAATAAAGTTACTTTGGTTGGTGAAATTGTCGAAAAGTCATCTTTGCGAAAGAGTATAAACAATCAAAGCTATTTAAAGTTGCAAGTTTCTACTGATCAATCTGATCAACAACATGTAGTTAATTGCAATCTGTGGGCTTATCCCGCAGAACTAATTGATAAACAGGCAGAAGTAGGTGATAAGTTAGTACTTGAGGGTTCGCTCAAAAATGCTTTTGCAGAAGACAAAGTAATCTCACCGATCTTGGTAGACGGGCATACATGTCTTCATTTAAAAGCCTAA
- a CDS encoding DNA recombination protein RmuC, translating into MNLETIFSQFNQMSAAITFSLLFLLIVSLLVNSIKGRAFSKKSDEFTLLKQQLETELLEQNQANQQLQQQGHDKDISLAELHTELQHLRELKQDLDSCQQLLQREQQRCALLQQKDIALQERISYLEKSEERVNNQFELLANRIFSEKGLELQQQSKQSIESVLQPLKQQLDGFKQQVQQSYENEAKQRHSLKDQIVTLQSLNQQISEDAVRLTKALKGDNKQQGDWGELILEQILQSSGLRAGHEYQTQVVGVNQHGQTIKPDVVVKLPDNKSVIVDSKVNLVAYERYYNSEDSEAQQAALKEHAKSLRQQIIGLSKKDYHTLYQLPSLDYVLLFIPIEGAYLSALEQDPSLINFALESNILLVSPSSLMVALRTIQNLWKTEHQQQNAQVIAQRAGKLFDKFVAFTEDLKSHGQQLQRSNDSYQNAMNKLSTGKGNLVRQAQQLKDLQVNASKSLDAKLLTDSQYEE; encoded by the coding sequence GCTAATTGTAAGCCTGTTAGTAAATAGCATAAAAGGTAGAGCTTTTTCCAAAAAGAGCGATGAGTTTACGCTGTTAAAACAACAGCTAGAAACTGAATTACTAGAGCAAAACCAAGCTAATCAACAATTACAGCAGCAAGGCCACGACAAAGACATCTCACTAGCCGAGTTGCATACCGAACTGCAGCACCTGCGAGAGCTTAAACAAGACTTAGATAGCTGCCAGCAATTGTTACAACGAGAACAGCAACGCTGTGCTTTACTGCAACAAAAAGACATTGCGCTACAAGAACGAATCAGCTATTTAGAAAAAAGCGAAGAGCGAGTCAACAACCAGTTTGAGCTGTTAGCTAATCGAATATTTTCAGAGAAAGGCCTAGAACTACAACAACAAAGTAAACAGAGTATTGAGTCGGTACTACAGCCTTTAAAGCAGCAACTGGATGGTTTTAAGCAGCAGGTTCAACAAAGCTACGAAAACGAAGCCAAGCAGCGCCATTCTTTAAAAGACCAAATTGTTACTTTGCAATCGCTTAATCAGCAGATTAGTGAAGATGCAGTGCGCTTAACTAAAGCGTTAAAAGGCGATAATAAACAACAAGGTGACTGGGGAGAGCTGATATTAGAGCAAATTTTGCAATCTTCAGGTCTTAGAGCAGGGCACGAGTATCAAACTCAGGTAGTAGGGGTTAACCAACATGGTCAAACCATTAAACCCGATGTTGTAGTGAAACTGCCGGACAATAAGTCAGTTATTGTTGACTCAAAAGTAAACCTTGTTGCTTATGAGCGTTATTACAACAGCGAAGATAGTGAAGCTCAGCAAGCTGCGTTAAAAGAGCATGCTAAAAGCTTACGCCAGCAAATTATTGGTTTATCCAAAAAGGATTACCATACCTTGTATCAACTACCATCCTTAGATTATGTATTGCTATTCATCCCAATTGAAGGCGCTTACCTTAGCGCTTTAGAGCAAGATCCTTCGCTAATTAACTTTGCGCTAGAGTCCAATATATTACTGGTGAGCCCAAGTAGTTTGATGGTGGCGCTTAGAACAATTCAGAACTTATGGAAAACTGAGCACCAACAACAAAATGCCCAAGTGATCGCACAACGGGCAGGCAAGTTATTCGATAAGTTTGTTGCGTTCACGGAAGATTTAAAAAGTCATGGTCAACAACTGCAACGTTCAAACGATAGCTATCAGAATGCCATGAATAAACTCAGCACTGGTAAAGGAAACTTGGTAAGGCAAGCCCAGCAACTAAAAGACTTGCAGGTAAACGCTAGCAAGTCTTTAGATGCGAAATTACTGACAGATAGCCAGTATGAGGAATAA
- a CDS encoding DUF3087 family protein translates to MQFQKIDKTVYQQRSRYTYIGISGLLILFTLFWSSLFITLFSKGSDNFYLNLLGVVAAVVSIVPVVLTLKDREWFYEVMYVWRLKQELNKINRKMSSLVKAMNKGDGTAFEIVKFSYLGSRQIWELDDNTLMLNELTTSENKLEQQAEQFNLSIDANNYSTSALKKY, encoded by the coding sequence ATGCAGTTTCAAAAAATTGACAAAACCGTTTATCAACAACGTTCTCGCTATACCTATATCGGTATTTCTGGTTTGTTGATTTTGTTCACCCTGTTTTGGTCGAGCCTATTTATCACGCTGTTTTCAAAGGGTTCCGATAATTTCTATCTCAACCTATTGGGCGTGGTAGCAGCAGTTGTTAGCATTGTCCCTGTGGTATTAACGCTGAAAGACAGAGAATGGTTTTATGAGGTCATGTATGTTTGGCGCTTAAAACAAGAACTCAACAAAATTAATCGCAAAATGTCATCTTTAGTCAAAGCCATGAATAAAGGAGATGGAACGGCTTTTGAGATCGTTAAGTTTTCGTATTTAGGTAGTCGTCAAATTTGGGAGTTAGACGACAATACTCTTATGCTCAACGAGTTAACTACTTCAGAGAACAAACTAGAGCAGCAAGCTGAGCAGTTTAACCTAAGCATCGATGCCAATAACTACTCCACCAGCGCGTTAAAAAAATATTGA
- the malZ gene encoding maltodextrin glucosidase — translation MTDFRFHPQSQVIQQQDSYLITLYTAINHNYHKVFVRVEPDHEEWLMEMTKPSIEGNWLKWQINIPVSPHSSLTLYCFKFLSKDNQCYLHAAGESSRLPQKHFHFRINSQAKPPEWAKQQVFYQIFPERFANGNPSLTPNKDNYSYQEDGRKVVQKQWGEPVAKSHSGTGATEFYGGDLIGIEQKLDYLQELGITALYLNPIFCSPSNHKYDCTNYFKVEPHFGGDKALISLSENMKGRGMKLMLDAVVNHTSNQHHWMDYYQQHQGGAYHNQDSLFKDWYHFDESGNYWSWKGVETLPKLNFANVEVQQAIYEGEQSVLKHWLKPPFSIDAWRFDVIHMLGEHNSAQNNAHYVAKFRESIKQTNSEAYMIGEHFAEATQWLQGDQEDAAMNYYGFNQPIVAFLAGVDVPRYVPLKLNAADLATWLAEARGSIPFANQLAQYNLLDSHDTPRFSHLVNESEELAKIAATMLLTYIGVPSIYYGDEVGLTGANDPDCRRCFPWDEKQWKQALLKHYQQLISLRKQRSELQQGDLISLLENDDVWVFMRWLPEQHSIVVINRGESQELDLNLAHLQDKVPYKVFDSSEELVADSDGKLALSLAAQSSMVIISQ, via the coding sequence ATGACTGATTTTCGCTTTCATCCACAAAGTCAGGTTATACAGCAGCAAGACAGCTATTTAATTACTCTCTACACCGCCATTAATCACAACTACCACAAAGTGTTTGTGCGAGTAGAACCAGACCACGAAGAATGGTTAATGGAAATGACTAAGCCGAGCATTGAAGGTAATTGGCTTAAGTGGCAGATCAACATTCCTGTTAGCCCGCACTCTTCGCTAACACTTTATTGCTTTAAGTTTTTAAGCAAAGACAACCAATGCTATTTACATGCAGCAGGTGAATCCTCTCGTCTACCACAAAAACATTTTCACTTTAGAATTAACAGCCAAGCTAAGCCACCAGAGTGGGCGAAGCAGCAAGTTTTTTATCAGATATTCCCGGAACGCTTTGCTAATGGCAACCCAAGTTTGACGCCAAACAAAGACAATTATAGTTACCAAGAAGATGGTAGAAAAGTTGTTCAAAAACAATGGGGAGAGCCGGTCGCTAAATCTCATTCTGGTACCGGCGCTACAGAGTTTTATGGCGGCGATTTAATTGGTATTGAACAGAAGCTAGATTACCTGCAAGAGCTGGGAATAACAGCTCTCTACCTTAATCCCATTTTTTGTTCTCCAAGTAACCATAAGTACGACTGTACCAATTACTTTAAGGTTGAACCCCACTTTGGTGGAGACAAGGCTTTAATAAGCCTATCAGAAAATATGAAAGGCCGTGGTATGAAGCTAATGCTAGATGCGGTAGTTAACCATACGTCTAATCAACATCACTGGATGGATTACTATCAGCAGCATCAAGGCGGCGCCTACCATAACCAAGATTCACTGTTTAAAGATTGGTATCACTTTGATGAAAGCGGCAACTATTGGTCATGGAAAGGCGTTGAAACCTTACCCAAGTTAAACTTTGCCAATGTAGAGGTACAACAAGCTATCTATGAAGGCGAGCAATCAGTACTAAAACACTGGTTAAAGCCGCCCTTCTCTATCGACGCTTGGCGCTTCGATGTCATTCACATGCTTGGTGAACATAATAGCGCACAAAACAATGCCCATTATGTGGCTAAGTTTAGAGAGTCTATCAAGCAAACAAACAGCGAAGCCTACATGATAGGAGAACACTTTGCAGAGGCAACACAGTGGCTGCAAGGTGACCAGGAAGACGCAGCCATGAACTACTACGGTTTTAACCAACCCATAGTTGCATTCTTGGCGGGTGTTGATGTTCCGCGCTACGTACCTCTTAAACTTAACGCAGCTGATTTAGCCACCTGGCTGGCCGAAGCGCGCGGTTCTATCCCCTTCGCCAATCAGTTAGCGCAATACAACCTTTTAGATAGCCATGACACGCCGCGTTTTTCTCACTTAGTGAACGAAAGTGAAGAACTTGCAAAAATTGCAGCTACCATGCTGCTCACATATATCGGTGTACCGTCAATCTACTACGGTGATGAAGTAGGCTTAACTGGCGCTAATGATCCAGACTGTCGCCGTTGCTTCCCTTGGGATGAGAAGCAATGGAAACAAGCTTTGCTCAAGCATTACCAGCAACTAATTTCGCTGCGCAAACAGCGTAGTGAGTTACAGCAAGGTGACCTTATAAGCCTGCTTGAGAATGACGACGTATGGGTGTTTATGCGTTGGCTTCCAGAGCAACATAGTATTGTGGTGATTAACCGAGGAGAGTCTCAAGAGCTAGACTTAAACCTAGCCCACCTACAAGACAAGGTTCCTTACAAAGTATTTGATAGCAGCGAAGAGTTGGTTGCTGATTCAGATGGAAAATTGGCACTATCACTAGCTGCTCAATCTTCCATGGTAATAATTAGCCAATAG
- a CDS encoding efflux RND transporter periplasmic adaptor subunit, which translates to MNRTPVVARVAKSLGLTLASLSLLSACDTAPPPPPVVKANVKVLEVAMKEVTPSNDFVGRTEATQDIKIKSKVRGNLLKTNFEEGSIVEKGALLFEIDPAQYDAAVKASKALVAQAKAAYDTAVLNFKRGEGLIKDNFISQSDYDNLLSRKLQTAASLQSANAELDNAKLELGYTKIYAPFTGRISRASVFTGDLISPDQTELADLVQMEPVWVNFQLPEKVLIEAQRAHKSVTTPFKLSDFPVKIKFPDGTMFEEIGKMDFVDNRVDATTGTLAIRAEFPNEEHIIVPGLYVTVIIESPEVQEVMLIPQRAVQEDQQGRYVLTVDKKNMVGRRNVELGQRYGIDWEVEKGLEKGDLVITEGLQKARVGAEVDHEMDTVQPFSDSQS; encoded by the coding sequence ATGAACCGCACACCCGTTGTAGCTCGTGTGGCAAAATCTTTGGGCTTAACACTTGCCTCACTTTCATTATTAAGTGCGTGTGACACTGCACCACCACCTCCGCCGGTTGTTAAAGCAAATGTAAAAGTACTTGAAGTTGCAATGAAAGAAGTAACGCCAAGTAACGATTTTGTTGGCAGAACAGAAGCGACTCAAGACATAAAAATTAAGTCTAAAGTACGTGGCAACTTGTTAAAAACCAACTTTGAAGAAGGTAGCATTGTTGAAAAGGGCGCTTTGCTGTTTGAAATTGACCCGGCTCAGTACGATGCAGCAGTTAAAGCGTCTAAAGCCTTAGTTGCTCAAGCCAAAGCTGCTTACGATACCGCTGTTTTGAACTTCAAGCGTGGTGAAGGCCTTATTAAGGACAACTTCATCAGTCAGTCTGATTATGACAACTTATTGTCTCGTAAACTGCAAACTGCGGCCTCTTTACAAAGCGCTAATGCCGAGCTAGATAACGCAAAACTTGAGCTTGGTTACACTAAGATCTACGCGCCATTTACTGGCCGCATTAGCCGAGCATCGGTATTTACTGGTGATTTAATTTCGCCAGACCAAACCGAACTAGCCGATCTTGTTCAAATGGAGCCGGTGTGGGTTAACTTCCAGCTTCCGGAAAAAGTACTTATTGAAGCACAACGTGCGCATAAGTCTGTTACCACTCCATTTAAGCTTAGTGATTTCCCGGTTAAAATTAAGTTCCCTGATGGCACCATGTTTGAAGAAATTGGCAAAATGGATTTTGTTGATAACCGAGTTGATGCAACAACAGGTACTCTTGCTATTCGTGCAGAGTTTCCAAACGAAGAACATATCATTGTCCCCGGCTTATATGTGACCGTCATTATTGAATCGCCGGAAGTTCAAGAAGTAATGCTAATTCCTCAACGTGCTGTTCAAGAAGACCAACAAGGCCGCTACGTACTTACTGTTGATAAAAAAAACATGGTGGGTCGTAGAAATGTTGAACTTGGTCAGCGTTATGGTATCGACTGGGAAGTAGAAAAAGGTTTAGAAAAAGGCGATTTGGTTATCACCGAAGGTTTACAAAAAGCCCGTGTTGGCGCTGAAGTAGATCACGAAATGGATACCGTTCAACCATTCTCTGATAGCCAATCTTAA
- a CDS encoding sensor domain-containing diguanylate cyclase: MNSRFLKNNISWQKKAGFWALLVTLLFAAVLSHRYQTIKHQIVEEVELSFGGFKTANKHLISLLSQRLSLLTRTLGLLNYVNDESELTLVTLATEWQRIARDVNLEGNFYYVHRDGRVDLALNQSKEGHTLEWSSGINPIIKNYFKGLSWRDEGVISTKVIYDKSNQQTYYVLYIPVFDKWSKLVGWMVNEYDQQAINQTVHFVGRPMLVERAVIVTSDDIVIEGDFSQDTSKKLLNLVGKLDYSSLSDYFDDKPYRDAASPYDVGSGLMFTSVLDEYEDSNPNTAFLYISYKDLATDSRHWLIFIAIVYLVSIVGCFFAAYLTEMIRREKAVVEELNALREAAFEGEFSQVIINPTGKVMQVNQYLAKKVGVDAEQMIGTKLTDFGQSDPGFDEVLKIAAEKGSWLGEVSILGNNGHNTIQQMTVTAVYWQGKLHNFVCSSIDISAQKTLEDKLMQLANTDPLTGAANRRHFEDSVFLEQSRSDRNGCRFSILMIDVDHFKQLNDQYGHDTGDLCLIRLVETITKLKRETDLLARWGGEEFIMLLPETDLTQAINLAERLRLAFEQDKAVPSFTCSFGITQSEKDSSFAKLYKQADKALYTAKNNGRNQVVEYASMMETD; this comes from the coding sequence TTGAATTCACGTTTTCTTAAAAACAACATTTCTTGGCAAAAAAAGGCAGGCTTTTGGGCGCTGTTGGTCACCTTATTGTTCGCTGCGGTGCTTTCTCATCGCTACCAAACCATAAAGCATCAAATAGTTGAAGAAGTTGAATTGTCTTTTGGTGGTTTTAAGACAGCTAACAAACACTTAATAAGCCTGTTGTCTCAACGACTGTCACTGTTAACCCGAACGCTAGGCCTACTTAACTACGTTAATGATGAATCTGAGTTAACACTGGTCACGCTCGCTACCGAGTGGCAGCGAATTGCTCGCGATGTGAATTTAGAGGGTAACTTTTACTACGTTCACCGTGATGGGCGCGTAGACCTTGCTCTAAACCAAAGCAAAGAAGGCCACACTTTGGAGTGGAGCTCTGGTATTAACCCAATCATTAAAAACTATTTTAAAGGACTCTCATGGAGAGATGAGGGTGTGATATCCACCAAGGTTATTTACGATAAGTCTAACCAACAAACGTACTATGTTTTGTATATACCGGTATTTGATAAGTGGTCAAAACTGGTGGGTTGGATGGTTAATGAGTACGATCAGCAGGCGATTAATCAAACTGTACACTTCGTTGGTCGCCCGATGTTAGTCGAGCGCGCAGTTATTGTAACTAGCGACGATATCGTCATTGAAGGTGACTTTAGCCAAGATACCTCCAAGAAGTTGTTAAACTTGGTTGGTAAACTAGATTACTCGTCACTTAGTGATTATTTCGATGACAAGCCTTATCGAGATGCTGCTTCGCCCTATGATGTAGGCAGCGGCTTAATGTTTACCTCAGTACTTGATGAATACGAAGATTCGAACCCTAACACTGCCTTCTTGTATATCTCTTATAAAGACTTAGCCACAGACAGCCGACACTGGTTAATATTCATCGCAATTGTCTACCTGGTATCAATTGTTGGATGCTTCTTTGCCGCTTACTTAACTGAGATGATTCGCCGTGAAAAAGCGGTGGTTGAAGAACTAAACGCGCTGCGAGAAGCTGCTTTTGAAGGAGAGTTTTCACAAGTTATTATTAACCCTACGGGGAAGGTAATGCAGGTGAATCAATACTTAGCAAAAAAAGTGGGTGTAGATGCGGAACAAATGATTGGCACTAAGCTTACGGATTTTGGTCAATCTGACCCTGGATTTGATGAAGTACTTAAAATTGCTGCTGAAAAAGGCAGTTGGTTGGGAGAGGTTTCTATACTCGGTAACAATGGCCACAATACTATTCAGCAAATGACAGTAACCGCTGTTTATTGGCAAGGTAAACTACATAACTTTGTTTGCTCTAGTATTGATATTAGCGCTCAGAAAACGCTTGAAGACAAGCTTATGCAGCTGGCCAATACTGATCCTTTAACCGGTGCAGCAAATCGTCGTCATTTTGAAGACAGTGTATTCTTGGAGCAGAGCCGTAGCGATCGCAATGGTTGTCGTTTTTCAATATTGATGATTGATGTGGACCACTTTAAACAGCTCAATGATCAATATGGCCACGATACTGGTGATTTGTGTTTGATTCGTTTAGTAGAAACGATTACTAAGTTAAAACGAGAAACTGACTTACTCGCCCGTTGGGGTGGAGAAGAGTTTATTATGTTACTGCCCGAAACCGACCTTACACAGGCAATAAATTTAGCTGAACGACTGCGTCTTGCCTTCGAGCAAGATAAAGCTGTTCCTAGCTTTACTTGTAGTTTTGGTATTACTCAAAGCGAAAAAGACAGTAGCTTTGCTAAACTATACAAGCAAGCAGATAAGGCTCTGTACACGGCTAAAAATAACGGGCGAAATCAGGTAGTTGAGTATGCATCTATGATGGAAACTGATTAG